In Dasypus novemcinctus isolate mDasNov1 chromosome 10, mDasNov1.1.hap2, whole genome shotgun sequence, one DNA window encodes the following:
- the LRRN4CL gene encoding LRRN4 C-terminal-like protein, producing the protein MLGSPCRLWLLAVTFSLVPRAQPLAPQDFEEEEENETPRPPLPVVPCDYDRCRHLQVPCQELQQAGPTACLCPGLSSPAQPPDPPRLGEVHMVAEEGRAVVHWCAPSSPVNQYWLLLWEGSGAPRKGPALNSTVRRAELKGLKPGSAYVLCVVAANDVGESSVTQAGRERREGVGDPNFGPCSRLAVPPRPLTLVHAAMGVGTALALLSCSALVWHFCLRQHCGCPRRGATRATAGL; encoded by the coding sequence ATGCTGGGTTCTCCCTGCCGTCTGTGGCTCCTGGCTGTGACCTTCTCCTTGGTTCCCAGAGCCCAGCCCTTGGCTCCTCAAGATtttgaggaagaggaggaaaatgagaCCCCGAGGCCACCTTTGCCGGTTGTCCCCTGCGACTACGACCGCTGCCGCCACCTGCAGGTGCCCTGCCAGGAGCTGCAGCAGGCCGGGCCCACAGCCTGCCTGTGCCCTGGGCTCTCCAGCCCGGCCCAACCGCCCGACCCGCCCCGCCTGGGGGAAGTGCACATGGTGGCCGAGGAGGGCCGCGCGGTGGTCCACTGGTGTGCACCTTCCTCCCCTGTCAACCAATACTGGCTGCTACTTTGGGAAGGCAGCGGGGCTCCCCGGAAGGGCCCTGCCCTCAACTCTACAGTCCGAAGAGCAGAACTTAAGGGACTGAAGCCCGGGAGCGCTTATGTCCTTTGTGTGGTGGCTGCCAATGACGTGGGAGAAAGCTCTGTGACCCAGGCAGGAAGGGAGCGCCGCGAGGGGGTAGGTGACCCTAACTTCGGGCCTTGCAGCCGGCTCGCCGTGCCCCCCAGACCCCTCACTCTGGTTCACGCAGCCATGGGGGTGGGCACAGCCCTGgccctgctcagctgctcagcccTGGTCTGGCACTTCTGTCTGCGCCAGCACTGCGGCTGCCCGCGGCGAGGGGCCACCCGGGCCACAGCGGGGCTCTGA